A stretch of the Bacillus licheniformis DSM 13 = ATCC 14580 genome encodes the following:
- a CDS encoding LysR family transcriptional regulator, which yields MEIRHLKTFKTIVDIGGFTRAADYLGYAQSTVTSHVQAIEQELRKPLFYRLGKKMMLTEAGKHLLPYAAEMVELYEKARHIPENDQEPSGNLIIGASESLTVYRLPAILHEFTSKYPQVTVTLKSSTCWQLRDELKQGKIDVAFLLDNDRKENDLHVEKLVNEPMVFIFPKEHPAGQKALDDLTFNANETFLYTEHGCSYRDFFEEYLRQRGVIADHTMEFWSVEAIKQCVMCGLGVSLLPLITTRTDIEEGKLQGTLVRDALFSTQMVYHKNKWLSPAMAAFTDIVRRKAREWEQT from the coding sequence TCGTGGATATCGGCGGTTTTACCCGTGCTGCCGATTATTTAGGATATGCACAGTCCACTGTGACTTCGCACGTTCAAGCAATCGAACAAGAATTAAGAAAGCCGCTGTTCTACCGGCTCGGGAAAAAAATGATGCTGACAGAAGCGGGAAAGCACCTTCTCCCTTATGCCGCAGAAATGGTCGAGCTGTATGAAAAAGCGAGGCACATTCCGGAAAACGACCAGGAGCCGTCGGGAAACTTGATCATCGGCGCCTCGGAATCTTTAACGGTATACAGGCTGCCCGCCATTCTTCACGAATTTACAAGCAAATATCCGCAGGTCACGGTCACTTTAAAGTCTTCCACGTGCTGGCAGCTGAGAGACGAATTGAAACAGGGAAAAATCGATGTCGCTTTTCTTTTGGACAACGACCGGAAAGAAAACGACCTTCATGTTGAAAAGCTGGTCAATGAGCCGATGGTGTTCATCTTTCCCAAAGAACACCCGGCAGGACAAAAAGCTCTTGATGATTTGACTTTTAACGCAAATGAAACGTTTTTATATACCGAGCACGGCTGCAGCTACCGTGATTTTTTTGAGGAATATTTACGTCAAAGGGGAGTCATTGCCGACCATACGATGGAGTTTTGGAGTGTCGAAGCGATTAAACAATGCGTAATGTGCGGTTTGGGCGTCTCCCTTCTTCCTTTGATCACAACGCGCACTGATATCGAAGAAGGAAAGCTTCAGGGCACGCTGGTCCGCGACGCCCTGTTTTCCACTCAAATGGTTTATCATAAAAACAAATGGCTTTCTCCTGCTATGGCGGCTTTTACGGATATCGTCCGCAGGAAGGCAAGAGAATGGGAACAGACATAA
- a CDS encoding VOC family protein, with product MMHFSDFSAVQVRIARPTDRFDEIVAFYEKGLGLKKLGGFSGHHGYNGVMFGLPNVQYHLEFTSHIEGSPCPAPTKDNLLVFYIPDPEEIRSILNRLADMGYDEVPPENPYWKEKGATVEDPDGWRIVLMNTEGI from the coding sequence ATGATGCATTTTTCCGATTTTTCCGCCGTACAGGTCAGAATCGCCCGGCCTACAGACCGTTTTGACGAAATCGTTGCATTTTACGAAAAGGGGCTGGGGCTGAAAAAGCTTGGCGGTTTTTCCGGCCACCACGGGTATAATGGCGTCATGTTCGGCCTGCCGAATGTCCAATACCACCTTGAATTCACCTCACATATCGAAGGAAGCCCTTGTCCGGCACCGACTAAAGACAATCTGCTCGTTTTTTATATTCCTGATCCGGAGGAAATCAGGAGCATATTAAATAGGCTCGCTGACATGGGCTATGACGAAGTGCCGCCTGAAAATCCGTATTGGAAGGAAAAAGGGGCAACGGTGGAAGATCCGGACGGCTGGCGGATCGTGCTGATGAATACCGAAGGCATATAG
- the leuS gene encoding leucine--tRNA ligase: MSFDHQTIEKKWQDYWLKNKTFATREDKSKPKFYALDMFPYPSGAGLHVGHPEGYTATDILSRMKRMQGYNVLHPMGWDAFGLPAEQYALDTGNDPAVFTEQNIDNFRRQIRALGFSYDWDREVNTTDPDYYKWTQWIFLKLYEKGLAYVDEVPVNWCPALGTVLANEEVIDGKSERGGHPVERRPMKQWMLKITAYADRLLEDLEELDWPESIKEMQRNWIGRSEGAHVHFAVDGTNETFTVFTTRPDTLFGATYAVLAPEHDLVQKITTPEQKDAVNAYIEEVQSKSDLERTDLAKTKTGVFTGAYAVNPANGEKIPVWIADYVLATYGTGAVMAVPAHDERDHEFASAFGLPIKEVVKGGDVEKEAYTGDGEHIHSDFLNGLDKAAAIEKMIQWLEENGKGEKKVTYRLRDWLFSRQRYWGEPIPIIHWEDGTSTPVPEEELPLILPKTSEIKPSGTGESPLANIKEWVEVTDPETGKKGRRETNTMPQWAGSCWYFLRYIDPKNPNELASPEKLKEWLPVDMYIGGAEHAVLHLLYARFWHKFLYDIGVVPTKEPFKQLYNQGMILGENNEKMSKSKGNVVNPDEIVETHGADTLRLYEMFMGPLDASIAWSTTGLDGARRFLDRVWRLFIDDNGGLNEKIVEGAGETLERVYHETVMKVTDHFEGLRFNTGISQLMVFINEAYKADQLPKEYMEGFVKLLSPVAPHLAEELWNRLGHEETIAYEAWPVYDEAKLVDDEIEIVVQLNGKVKAKLNVPADADKEQLEELAKNNEKVKEQLEGKTIRKVIAVPGKLVNIVAN; encoded by the coding sequence TTGAGCTTTGACCATCAAACAATCGAGAAAAAGTGGCAGGACTATTGGCTGAAAAATAAAACGTTTGCCACTCGTGAAGATAAATCCAAACCTAAATTTTATGCATTGGACATGTTTCCGTATCCGTCGGGCGCAGGCCTTCACGTCGGACACCCTGAAGGCTATACAGCAACTGACATTTTGTCCCGCATGAAACGGATGCAAGGGTACAATGTCCTCCATCCGATGGGCTGGGATGCATTCGGGCTTCCTGCCGAGCAATATGCGCTAGATACGGGAAACGATCCTGCCGTCTTCACCGAGCAGAACATTGACAACTTCCGCCGCCAGATCAGAGCGCTCGGCTTTTCGTATGATTGGGACAGAGAAGTCAACACAACAGATCCGGACTACTATAAATGGACGCAGTGGATTTTCTTAAAGCTTTACGAAAAAGGTCTCGCTTATGTAGATGAGGTCCCTGTAAACTGGTGTCCTGCGCTTGGAACCGTTCTTGCCAATGAAGAAGTCATCGACGGCAAAAGCGAACGCGGCGGACATCCTGTAGAACGCCGTCCAATGAAGCAGTGGATGCTGAAAATTACCGCTTATGCCGACCGCCTGCTTGAAGACCTGGAAGAACTCGACTGGCCGGAAAGCATTAAAGAAATGCAGCGCAACTGGATCGGCCGTTCTGAAGGGGCGCATGTTCATTTTGCGGTCGACGGCACCAATGAAACGTTTACGGTTTTCACCACGCGGCCTGACACATTATTCGGTGCGACATATGCCGTGCTGGCTCCGGAGCATGATTTGGTTCAAAAAATCACAACGCCTGAACAGAAAGACGCAGTCAACGCCTATATTGAAGAAGTTCAATCAAAGAGCGACTTGGAGCGGACAGACCTTGCCAAAACAAAGACAGGCGTCTTCACAGGTGCATATGCGGTTAATCCGGCAAACGGAGAAAAAATTCCGGTCTGGATTGCGGACTATGTCTTGGCTACATACGGGACCGGGGCGGTCATGGCCGTTCCTGCCCATGATGAGCGGGACCATGAATTTGCATCAGCATTCGGGCTGCCGATCAAAGAAGTCGTCAAAGGCGGGGATGTTGAGAAAGAAGCATATACAGGCGACGGCGAACATATCCATTCAGATTTTCTGAACGGTCTTGATAAAGCGGCTGCGATCGAAAAAATGATCCAGTGGCTTGAGGAAAACGGGAAGGGCGAGAAAAAAGTAACATACCGCCTCCGCGACTGGCTGTTCAGCCGTCAGCGCTACTGGGGCGAGCCGATCCCGATCATCCATTGGGAAGACGGCACATCGACTCCGGTTCCTGAAGAAGAGCTGCCGCTGATCTTGCCGAAAACGTCGGAAATCAAACCGAGCGGAACGGGTGAGTCCCCTCTTGCGAATATTAAAGAATGGGTGGAAGTGACAGATCCTGAAACAGGCAAAAAGGGAAGACGCGAAACGAATACGATGCCGCAATGGGCGGGAAGCTGCTGGTACTTCCTGCGCTACATTGATCCGAAGAACCCGAACGAGCTGGCTTCCCCTGAAAAATTAAAGGAATGGCTTCCTGTCGATATGTATATCGGAGGGGCGGAGCACGCCGTTCTTCACTTATTGTATGCGCGCTTCTGGCATAAATTCCTTTATGACATCGGGGTCGTTCCGACGAAAGAGCCGTTCAAACAGCTTTATAACCAAGGGATGATTCTTGGCGAAAACAATGAAAAAATGAGCAAATCCAAAGGCAATGTCGTCAATCCGGACGAAATTGTGGAGACGCATGGCGCGGACACGCTCCGGCTGTACGAAATGTTCATGGGACCTTTGGATGCATCGATCGCCTGGTCAACGACAGGGCTTGACGGAGCCCGCCGCTTCCTTGACCGCGTATGGCGTTTGTTTATCGATGACAATGGCGGGTTAAACGAGAAGATCGTTGAAGGAGCCGGCGAAACGCTTGAGCGCGTCTACCATGAAACGGTCATGAAAGTAACGGACCATTTCGAAGGTCTGCGCTTTAATACAGGCATTTCACAGCTGATGGTCTTCATCAATGAAGCATATAAAGCTGATCAGCTTCCGAAAGAATACATGGAAGGCTTCGTGAAATTGCTTTCTCCTGTCGCGCCTCATTTGGCTGAAGAGCTCTGGAACCGCCTCGGTCATGAGGAAACGATCGCGTATGAAGCATGGCCTGTCTATGATGAAGCGAAGCTCGTGGATGATGAAATTGAAATCGTCGTTCAGCTGAACGGAAAGGTGAAAGCGAAGCTGAACGTTCCAGCCGACGCGGACAAAGAACAGCTTGAAGAGCTGGCGAAAAACAATGAAAAAGTAAAAGAACAGCTAGAAGGAAAAACGATCAGAAAAGTGATCGCTGTGCCTGGAAAGCTTGTAAATATTGTTGCAAATTAA
- a CDS encoding DUF4257 domain-containing protein, with the protein MKMLHQVLVACLIGGIMGVLGHVKKRGRLEKPRTTKRFIYLGFFEDILVGMVASILLVLSAEPDSGIQLVVLSIIAGYGGEAVLRSFDFVREQQANVQNSERQNKSPHD; encoded by the coding sequence ATGAAGATGCTGCATCAAGTTTTGGTTGCTTGTTTGATTGGAGGGATTATGGGGGTTCTCGGGCACGTTAAAAAAAGAGGACGACTCGAGAAACCGAGAACAACGAAACGATTCATTTACCTTGGATTTTTTGAAGATATTCTTGTCGGAATGGTTGCTTCTATTTTGCTTGTTTTATCTGCGGAACCTGATTCGGGAATTCAGCTTGTCGTGTTATCGATCATTGCCGGCTACGGCGGTGAAGCTGTATTGAGAAGCTTTGACTTTGTCAGAGAACAGCAGGCAAATGTACAGAACTCCGAACGGCAAAACAAATCTCCACACGATTAA